A region of the Oscarella lobularis chromosome 17, ooOscLobu1.1, whole genome shotgun sequence genome:
TGCCAACGTGGATAattctgaaagagaaaggtaTAATGTCGAATGACTTAATGAACTATCGCCTGAAGCAAATGCGAGAAGCTGACTCCAGTGAGTTAGCTTGTGTTTTAAAAGACGCCGAGAAAGAGCAAATTGAATTAGATAATAAGCAAATTGTGCGACTGTTGGaacttcttgacgtcataacaCCGGTTGAAGGCTCGAGCCCGACTGGATTTTATGTTCCTTCGATGCTCAAGACGTTGTTTCTATCTTCCAAAACTTATTGGGAAATACACACTTGCTCCCGTCCTTTCCCAACTTCTCTTATCGTCATTCCAATGAAACTAAAATTTATTCCAGAGTGCGTCTACTTTCGTCTGATAACTCGCTTTCTGAATTTGTATCCAAAAGCCCCTCAACTCTCTCGTCATCAGTGCATATTTCAAGTAGGGGATAAGGAGTCTCCAGTGGAAGGTATACAACGTACTGCACATATTAAGCTAGCACATCAATCATTCCTtttgtttaattttattttcagTGGAAGTTGAATTGCTCTATCAAAGCCGAGGGAATTGGATTTCTCTAACGATTAAATACTTCagtgaagaagacgttgCTAAAGCAAGTCCTCGTTTCTTACCCTCAATCAGAGAGAAATTCTCCGAGCAGATGAAGAGTATATGCCAGAAGGGCATGGGAGGATTTGCGTATAGCATATGCTGTCAAATACAAGACGCCGCACGGTGCGAGCGGACGAACGTTTACATATTGATGTCAAGAGCCTTCCTGTGCTTCAGAAAGACACAACCGAGTACTTGCCAAGAGATGTACAACAAGTTTGGGAAGCGATTGCCATTAAAATCCGAAGACTTTCTTCAAATTAACTGTTGGTTTAACCACAAGACCAGCAGTGCTACACGACCGTCATGTCTTGGTAAGATAACAGAAAATGGCTTGGGTCTAATATATGGCattcgtttaattaaattcattTCAGATTCCTTTCCTGAGATCAGCCAACCTCTTATTCGCAATATCGCGTCCCTAGTGCAACATAAATGGCAAAAGTTTGCTGTTTATTTGGAAAGAAGTGGTCTTTCCAAACCGCAGTACAAAGAGAAGTCTGACGAGAATCTTGTTCGGGCCATGATGGTTATAGAGGATTGGGTCCTAGAATACGGTCGAGATGCAACAGTTTCTGTTCTTATTGAAGCTTGCCGAGAATGCGGAATTCACAGTGATAACATCAAAGCTGTTTGTAGCAAAACTTGAAGTTGTAGTTGTGATCGGGGTTTTTCAGAATGACACGaaattttcgattttttctgcatgAGTGACCCCAAATGCTCTCTTACTAGTACTTTGTTAATGCTTTTGATCTATTCAGCCACTGGGCCAGTCCATATATGACAGGCCAATATATTTTTGTGCCGTGATTACAGCGCTTGAAGATGGAGGCCTCCATTTGTAATAGCATACCGAtgttttaataattaataagtaATGACATAGCATTTCAAGCAAGATtcgtctaatttttttatttcgaaCGTTAACGATTTGCTGCTCTTCCAAAGATGGCCTCATTCGCGCTAAAGCCTTTTTTCCTAAAGTGAACCATGTGCCTAACAAGGGGCGTGTTCAAACCGGGATCTTTGATACTGGAAACATGAGCAATTGCACGAAGGAGCAGcgagtcgtcttttttctggCTTGCAACGTCGTAGCTAAGCGACTGCCTCTGCGGATCGCTTCTATTGCTTCTGTCTTGCAGCAATGTGGCGCTTCTTTGCTGGCATTCGAGGAGATGGAGTGTTCAAACGAGACAGAGGACCCTGAGTCGAGACTCCGCAAAACGACAAAGCTTCTGGAAGTACTCTACGAGATGCTTTCGACTAAGAATGATGGGCGAAAGGAGCACTTCGATGCGTTTTGTTCGATGATGCAAGAAGCAGACCCCCAATCTTGGCACGATCTCCTTCCTAGAATCGGTATAAGGCAGCCATTTTATTCTAATTTGTTCTGATGTGTATTTTTCAGAAGTGACGGACGAGGAATTGAAGGCAGTTTCAACAAAAGTGGGAAACCCATTTTCGTCAGGTAATGCTTGTTGTGATCCTGGCACAGAGACTATCATGTATTTATAGGTTTTCTTACGAGAAACCCAGcgatattgaatttttcaagaCGTTcatgtaatttttttgcataTTTGTTTTGACgattatttttgtttttagtaAAAGAACTGCGCTGTTTGAATGATATCTCCACGCACGATTTAGAAACGTTTATTCGAGCTATTGGAGAGCATCATCGCCCAAGAAAAGATCAATCTGTTTTACCTCAGGAATCAATGACGTTGGAATGTGAACGCTTTGTGTGAAATGTTTAATTGTTCTTTTTAGTTTgacgaaaatttctttcAAGCCGTtgcttttgaaatttcttgcCGCTCGGAAATCTGCGTCTTATTTACGAAATCTTGCCGCAGCAATTAAAAGATTCAAATCTTCTAAGACGGACACGTGTCTCTCAGAGACTCAATTCGATGCGAAATGTGCTGGTACGCTTACGTAGTCGGATTATTAAAAGCGCTAAACACGCCGTTGTTTGATTTCATTAACGTAAATACCCTATTTATGCAAAAAGACTTGACGTCTTTACGGGGTCTTTCTCGATCCTCGAAAAatattgttttctctttttagccCTCAAGTATCTGTATACTATTAAGGGTCGCTTTTTTAGGTGTTCGCATGTGTAGGGGAATACAAACCCCCTTTGAAGGACATCTGCAcgatttttgttttgaagaGTTATGCCAACTGTGGACGCTCCTTGGGCTTCGTCTTCGTATGTCGAAGAGTGAACTAAGCGCTATTGAAGATGAAGTTTCTAGCAAATGCAACGGTTGCAAGGCTCTAGCAGTAGTGAAAAGATGTGGAATGGACAATGATGCATCTTTGGACAAACTTCGTGTCTTCGTTAAGGAAGTCAAACAGGACAGCGcatctttgacgtcatcacaaAAGCCCAGTATTGTTTTAAGTATTTCAACATTTGTTGAATAATTAGTCACTTTTGTAACATTTTTAGAAGCTCCTACGAAAAAATCACGTTTTTATGGTCGAGTTTCGGAACTGCAAAAGATTGAACAATTTTTCTGGCATGTTACAGACCCTGGAACGTGTCCTCTAACTCTCAAGATACAGGCAAGTCGCTTAGGTCATTAAACGGATGAATCGATCCCCTAAAGTTTCAATTTTAGTTCATTTGTGGAGTTGGGGGAGTGGGCAAAACAAGCCTTGCTCTTCAGTATTACAAAGCACAAAAACGTGCATACGACTCTGGCTTTGTTTTCATTGATGCTCAATCGGTAATAACTATGAAGACTACTTTAGAAGATTACGTAAGAAAGGACCATATTGTGAAGACCAGAGGATGTACACGTGTACCTGTCTTTTTAGTTTCTTCTGGCAAACCAAAAGTCAGACGGAGACCAGGAGAGAAGACGTAGTCTTCGTCAGTCGTTTGATCTCTTTTATCTTATTGTTAGGCAGAAAAATCGGATGCTCGTTCTTTTTGACAATGCCGATGATCTGGAAGTAATTTCAAAGTATCTTCCCGATCCGTCAACTTCTTGTCATATCCTGATAACAACTCGAACTACCGAATCTCATCAACTTTTCTGTCAGGACAACACGAACGTTATGGTCCTCGAAACGCTTGACGAAGCAACAGGTGTCTCTGCACTTATTGGCCTAGCAGGCAGAGAAGAAACAGCGTTGTCTCGTATCGAACGTGAAGCGGcaggaaaaattgctgtTCTTCCACCTGTTGAACTTCTTCCAATCGCCCTATGTCATGCAGGCTCGTATCTACTTCGTCATGGAAACGTCACCTTTGAATCCTATTGGGAGAAACTCGTTGCTGAGGAGAAAAAGCTTGCTACAGCTGCGATAGATTTGGACACGTTTTTTCGCTATTTTCGACTTTCGCATCTTGGCGAAGTTCTGCGCAGAGCTGGCATTCGGAAACCTGCGGATCTTCGGCGTGCCAAAGTCAAAGATTTTGGCCTaaacgttttcgacgaaaggTCACTGAAGAATGCTgttaaaaaattgaacaCCACTCGTCACGCGTTCTTGACTTGGGAAATGGACATATCAGATATTGAGGAGAACTTCCCTTCAGCTTATTCTGTTCTTGCGTGCTGTTGCGTTATGTCCTCTCGATCAGTTCCCCAAGGAGTCATATCCGAGTTTCTTACCCTAAGCCACGGCTCTTCTGATCGTTTACTTGTTGAAGAAGCGTTGGACGACCTAAAGAAGTACACGCTTTTAAACAGAGTCGATTTGAATGGCGGCCGCGAAACCTACAGCGTGCATTATCTTATCCATCAAAGCATGTTTGAGCGGCtaaggcaaagaaaagctCGTTTTGA
Encoded here:
- the LOC136197588 gene encoding uncharacterized protein, which translates into the protein MKHIVLPENSIGKNLSKMVHFVDKIFLVDNSASGSTLPCEGVKEVRERVDRMTTTFWKGMKKQPLFWVYLEILLFRWSDVMKTVVARVDEISKLAQNPTICNITSPDEVFVALKFLANVGAILYYPEVDDLKDVVFTRPMWVIKALSVFVTAAKPGPYMMPTWIILKEKGIMSNDLMNYRLKQMREADSSELACVLKDAEKEQIELDNKQIVRLLELLDVITPVEGSSPTGFYVPSMLKTLFLSSKTYWEIHTCSRPFPTSLIVIPMKLKFIPECVYFRLITRFLNLYPKAPQLSRHQCIFQVGDKESPVEVEVELLYQSRGNWISLTIKYFSEEDVAKASPRFLPSIREKFSEQMKTYAVKYKTPHGASGRTFTY
- the LOC136197230 gene encoding uncharacterized protein yields the protein MECSNETEDPESRLRKTTKLLEVLYEMLSTKNDGRKEHFDAFCSMMQEADPQSWHDLLPRIEVTDEELKAVSTKVGNPFSSGFLTRNPAILNFSRRSLKELRCLNDISTHDLETFIRAIGEHHRPRKDQSVLPQESMTLTKISFKPLLLKFLAARKSASYLRNLAAAIKRFKSSKTDTCLSETQFDAKCAGVRMCRGIQTPFEGHLHDFCFEELCQLWTLLGLRLRMSKSELSAIEDEVSSKCNGCKALAVVKRCGMDNDASLDKLRVFVKEVKQDSASLTSSQKPKAPTKKSRFYGRVSELQKIEQFFWHVTDPGTCPLTLKIQFICGVGGVGKTSLALQYYKAQKRAYDSGFVFIDAQSVITMKTTLEDYFLLANQKSDGDQERRRSLRQSFDLFYLIVRQKNRMLVLFDNADDLEVISKYLPDPSTSCHILITTRTTESHQLFCQDNTNVMVLETLDEATGVSALIGLAGREETALSRIEREAAGKIAVLPPVELLPIALCHAGSYLLRHGNVTFESYWEKLVAEEKKLATAAIDLDTFFRYFRLSHLGEVLRRAGIRKPADLRRAKVKDFGLNVFDERSLKNAVKKLNTTRHAFLTWEMDISDIEENFPSAYSVLACCCVMSSRSVPQGVISEFLTLSHGSSDRLLVEEALDDLKKYTLLNRVDLNGGRETYSVHYLIHQSMFERLRQRKARFEAVLLMAGDSIYSFLFGKERTLTEFSFRSSAPHYYLVSKNMMKHGILPWKTDHVLMAVNICYDCEHFGAAKDLSLMAVDVANHSLSIEEQIRTKALFLII